A genomic region of Eriocheir sinensis breed Jianghai 21 chromosome 42, ASM2467909v1, whole genome shotgun sequence contains the following coding sequences:
- the LOC127009864 gene encoding uncharacterized PE-PGRS family protein PE_PGRS3-like isoform X26, translating to MPESNCHLCHIHDHTPSNTLLRTHPLRVSRTNHTTTALPSTSTTLPHHHHHGRSARGSGSNLANLSDRTNSLPGSRSNTLSHTPQVSIAPDGDRVGTHRRHHHSRHHHRHHHHSRHSDDSRHGSTNSRDDLSGVLAALMETSRSPSAASNRASSGHREPDLLTALPPVAHTSKGSTLTRETREGERRPSNSTLAQDTEQDYYLHVHRQAFKEEARRQRFNLQTVMLIGCYTLLFVVAIIVGVVLCQQNGWLGLGTPDPPPPLSDNPDFRPSQARELDRTGRGRGSRNRGARLPGPTIDYDYPDDGPPPRISAGPILPSGENDPLRSLNFGPDDLAAAEAGHGVGGRAPPLPVSPSGAQSDSSRNWEGAENRAGVGGGGKSLRPHPGRRPAPGNLPDAFVPQGSPGGQGRPAGVAGAGILDTLMSVEEHGVAGGSHGQGGVFMPGGDGRNTAGSNRAFNGAGNTASNNRAFDGAGSTVGNNRAFNGAGNTADNNRAFNGAGNTAGNNRAFDGAGNTAGNNRAFNGAGNTAGNNRAFNGAGNTAGNNIAFNGAGNTAGNNRAFNGAGNTAGNNRAFNGAGNTAGNNRAFNGAGNTAGNTRAFNIAGNNGVFNTAGNTAGNNGAFSGARSTAASNNVAFNAAGNTGTGSSSSFSTAGVTGAGSNGRFNGAANTPENNAAQNAASIVGGGGDRAFNSVGNAGTGRNGAFRVAANNDDGANRVFSGVGNSGSGANGAFNGAGNTGGGSLNGAGNTGGGSLNGAGNTGGGSLNGAGNTGGGSLNGAGNTGGGSLNGAGNTGGGSLNGAGNTGGGSLNGAGNTGGRSLNGAGNTGGRSLNGAGNTGGRSLIGAGNTGGRSLNGAGNTGGGSLNGAGNTGVRGNTGGVINIGTVAESTSPAGTGAGSTGLEATGVGTAGVGATGLGNVDVGATGSRARGVGSTGVRGTGAGVTGADNIGVGATGSRASGAGITGVRGTGVGNTGVGNTGIGATGNGGVSRSGVATDRNGDGTLTGVTGNTGMGSTGTLGGGVNGNRAVNTGGNAATTPLGGIVNNGNARFNNGVVNAGAGSGGSRSNGRRPAGTLLPVTTSTVNTGSSNAFASGGVPLPGLGPHGNSVPNTGIGNGGSTGNTRNRPNAGVGSTGLGIGTGSAGVSHDSAGTGVDNTGFGTGVRNAGAGIGLGGAGAGTDVANSGFGAAVGSAGNTGVGGVGADMGTGVGKVSAGVGNAGNRFAVRVNNDDTRTGVSNTGGSAVLGNAGASNWVTNNGAGNTAGADTSDASVGTKVVNAGVGGRASNVRTGISVGSTGAGEDTGRQDNAASIIGAGRPGLGLSGGAAVDVSGDRVTDGGGGVRRPGGRQSTRGRGVLRDLGNGNRNIGRGSAEPSNSAPTPGSEGRGGPSAPAQPAPSNTLGGGEAEAKAGQGQGSVASRRTVAGPGFTVQRGQVVAMATITPDSPDPTLLRPDHDVIVHISPSTQGPAVTLLANPDKTGDTTIEATGGGSAGTASTGAVGEGNRAASLGGRVSVRIEGPSRRKLTRERVSMVPGSGRGNSARAGVVLRRWEHMDDAGTLSRGLVRQDGSFSFTNCRPSEICRATQG from the exons ATGCCTGAATCCAACTGCCACCTTTGCCACATTCACGACCACACTCCCTCCAACACACTTCTCAGAACCCATCCCTTAAGGGTCTCCAGaaccaaccacaccaccaccgcactaccatccacctccaccacactccctcaccaccaccaccatgggagATCAGCACGAGGGAGTGGGAGTAACTTAGCCAACCTTAGCGACAGAACGAACTCCCTCCCTGGCAGCCGCAGCAACACCCTCTCGCACACTCCACAAGTCTCCATAGCCCCTGATGGTGATAGGGTTGGCACACACAGACGGCATCACCATTcccgtcatcaccaccgtcaccatcaccacagccgcCACTCCGATGACTCCAGGCACGGGTCTACTAACTCCAGAGATGACTTGAGTGGGGTCTTGGCTGCCCTGATGGAGACCAGTCGCTCCCCCAGTGCAGCCAGTAACCGTGCTAGTAGTGGGCACCGAGAACCTGACCTCCTCACCGCCCTTCCACCGGTCGCCCACACCAGCAA gGGCAGCACATTAACAAGGGAAACAAGGGAGGGAGAGCGGCGCCCCAGCAACAGCACGCTGGCGCAGGACACGGAGCAGGACTACTACCTCCATGTGCACCGCCAGGCCTTCAAGGAGGAGGCGCGGCGACAACGCTTCAACCTGCAGACCGTCATGCTCATAGGCTGCTACACGCTGCTG TTCGTGGTGGCCATCATCGTGGGTGTGGTGCTGTGTCAGCAGAACGGCTGGCTGGGCCTGGGTACACCTGACCCCCCGCCACCCCTCAGCGATAACCCTGACTTCCGGCCGTCCCAGGCACGGGAGCTAGACAGAACCGGGCGTGGCCGCGGCTCCAGGAACAGGGGCGCGCGTCTCCCCGGCCCCACTATAGACTACGACTATCCCGACGACGGGCCGCCCCCCAGGATCAGCGCCGGGCCAATCCTCCCCTCCGGTGAGAACGACCCCCTTCGCTCCCTCAACTTTGGCCCCGACGACCTGGCAGCAGCCGAAGCAGGGCATGGGGTGGGGGGCCGAGCCCCTCCCCTGCCTGTCTCCCCATCTGGTGCGCAGTCTGACTCTTCGAGAAACTGGGAGGGGGCGGAGAATCGTGCCGGGGTGGGCGGTGGCGGCAAGAGCCTCAGGCCACACCCAGGCCGCCGCCCAGCACCAGGGAATTTGCCAGACGCTTTCGTGCCCCAGGGCAGCCCCGGCGGCCAGGGTCGCCCCGCGGGGGTGGCTGGGGCAGGGATTCTGGACACCCTGATGTCTGTGGAGGAGCATGGCGTGGCAGGGGGCAGCCACGGACAGGGAGGCGTCTTCATGCCGGGCGGTGACGGGCGCAACACTGCAGGCAGCAACAGAGCATTTAATGGCGCTGGCAACACTGCTAGCAACAACAGAGCATTTGACGGCGCTGGCAGCACTGTAGGCAACAACAGAGCATTTAACGGCGCTGGCAACACTGCAGACAACAACAGAGCATTTAACGgcgctggcaacactgcaggcaACAACAGAGCATTTGACGgcgctggcaacactgcaggcaACAACAGAGCATTTAACGGCGCTGGCAATACTGCAGGTAACAACAGGGCATTTAACGgcgctggcaacactgcaggcaACAACATAGCATTTAACGgcgctggcaacactgcaggcaACAACAGAGCATTTAACGgcgctggcaacactgcaggcaACAACAGAGCATTTAACGgcgctggcaacactgcaggcaACAACAGAGCATTTAACGGCGCTGGCAACACTGCTGGCAACACCAGAGCATTTAATATTGCTGGCAACAACGGAGTATTTAACACCGCTGGCAACACTGCTGGCAACAACGGAGCATTTAGCGGAGCTAGAAGCACTGCTGCCAGCAATAATGTAGCATTTAACGCTGCTGGCAACACTGGTACTGGCAGCAGCAGCTCATTCAGCACCGCAGGTGTCACTGGTGCTGGCAGCAACGGAAGATTCAACGGCGCTGCCAACACTCCTGAGAACAACGCAGCACAGAACGCAGCCAGCATCGTAGGAGGGGGCGGCGACAGAGCATTTAACAGTGTTGGTAACGCAGGCACGGGCAGAAACGGGGCATTTAGAGTTGctgctaataatgatgatggtgccAACAGGGTATTCAGTGGTGTTGGTAACTCTGGTAGCGGTGCCAATGGAGCATTTAATGGTGCTGGCAACACTGGAGGTGGATCATTGAATGGTGCTGGCAACACTGGAGGTGGATCATTGAATGGTGCTGGCAACACTGGAGGTGGATCATTGAATGGTGCTGGCAACACTGGAGGTGGATCATTGAATGGTGCTGGCAACACTGGAGGTGGATCATTGAATGGTGCTGGCAACACTGGAG GTGGATCATTGAATGGTGCTGGCAACACTGGAGGTGGATCACTTAATGGTGCTGGCAACACTGGAG GTAGATCACTTAATGGTGCTGGCAACACTGGAG GTAGATCACTTAATGGTGCTGGCAACACTGGAGGTAGATCACTGATTGGTGCTGGCAACACTGGAGGTAGATCACTTAATGGTGCTGGCAACACTGGAGGTGGATCACTTAATGGTGCTGGCAACACTGGTGTCCGCGGCAACACTGGCGGCGTGATTAATATCGGCACAGTTGCTGAAAGCACTAGTCCTGCCGGCACTGGTGCTGGCAGTACTGGGTTGGAAGCCACTGGTGTTGGCACTGCCGGTGTGGGAGCCACAGGTCTTGGTAACGTTGATGTGGGAGCTACTGGAAGTAGAGCTAGAGGTGTTGGTAGCACTGGTGTAAGAGGAACTGGAGCTGGAGTCACTGGTGCTGATAACATTGGTGTAGGAGCTACTGGTAGTAGAGCTAGTGGTGCTGGTATTACTGGTGTGAGAGGCACAGGTGTTGGAAATACAGGCGTTGGTAACACTGGCATAGGTGCTACCGGTAACGGGGGTGTCTCACGCAGTGGTGTTGCTACCGATCGTAACGGTGACGGAACCCTTACTGGGGTTACTGGCAACACTGGGATGGGCAGCACCGGTACACTTGGTGGTGGTGTCAACGGAAACAGAGCAGTCAACACTGGTGGTAATGCTGCGACCACTCCTCTTGGTGGTATTGTTAACAATGGCAATGCAAGATTCAACAATGGTGTTGTCAACGCTGGTGCTGGCAGTGGTGGTTCCCGCAGTAACGGGAGGCGCCCTGCCGGCACCTTGCTACCTGTCACTACCTCCACAGTCAACACCGGTAGTAGCAACGCCTTTGCAAGTGGTGGTGTTCCCCTCCCCGGCCTAGGACCTCATGGAAATAGTGTGCCTAATACCGGTATTGGTAACGGTGGTAGTACTGGCAATACTAGGAACAGACCAAACGCTGGTGTTGGTAGTACTGGTTTGGGTATTGGCACAGGCAGTGCTGGTGTTAGTCATGATAGTGCTGGTACAGGTGTTGACAATACTGGTTTTGGCACTGGTGTTCGCAACGCCGGGGCAGGTATTGGTttaggtggtgctggtgctggaacTGATGTTGCTAATTCTGGTTTTGGTGCTGCTGTTGGCAGTGCTGGTAATACCGGTGTTGGCGGTGTTGGAGCTGATATGGGCACTGGTGTTGGCAAAGTTAGTGCTGGTGTTGGTAATGCTGGGAACAGATTTGCTGTCAGAGTTAATAATGATGACACTAGGACTGGTGTTAGCAATACTGGTGGCAGTGCTGTTCTAGGCAATGCTGGTGCCAGTAATTGGGTCACTAATAATGGTGCTGGAAATACTGCCGGCGCTGATACTAGTGATGCTAGTGTTGGCACTAAAGTTGTGAACGCTGGTGTTGGCGGTAGAGCTAGTAATGTTCGTACAGGTATAAGTGTTGGCAGTACTGGAGCTGGTGAGGATACAGGAAGACAGGATAACGCCGCGAGTATTATCGGCGCTGGCAGACCTGGCCTCGGGCTTAGTGGCGGGGCCGCGGTGGATGTTAGCGGTGACAGGGTCACTGATGGCGGCGGCGGAGTACGGCGGCCAGGGGGGCGGCAAAGCACTCGAGGGCGAGGAGTCTTACGGGACTTGGGTAATGGAAACAGAAACATAGGGCGGGGGAGTGCAGAACCCTCTAACTCCGCCCCCACCCCAGGATCTGAAGGAAGGGGCGGCCCCAGCGCCCCTGCCCAGCCCGCTCCGAGCAATACCCTAGGAGGCGGCGAAGCAGAGGCCAAGGCGGGACAGGGGCAGGGCAGCGTGGCGTCGCGGCGTACCGTGGCGGGACCGGGATTCACTGTGCAGCGGGGACAGGTGGTTGCCATGGCCACCATCACGCCGGACAGCCCCGACCCGACGCTGTTGCGCCCCGACCATGACGTCATCGTTCACATCTCCCCAAGCACGCAGGGTCCCGCCGTGACGCTGCTGGCCAACCCCGACAAGACAGGCGACACAACCATTGAAGCTACGGGAGGGGGAAGTGCTGGGACGGCGAGCACGGGTGCGGTGGGAGAGGGAAACAGGGCCGCTTCTTTGGGAGGGAGGGTTTCGGTGAGGATAGAAGGGCCGAGCCGAAGGAAGTTGACCCGGGAGCGTGTAAGCATGGTGCCGGGATCTGGGCGAGGCAACTCGGCGCGGGCGGGCGTGGTGTTGCGGCGGTGGGAGCACATGGATGATGCGGGCACGCTGAGCCGCGGCCTCGTGCGGCAGGACggctctttctccttcaccaacTGTCGACCCTCGGAGATATGCCGGGCCACGCAGGGCTGA
- the LOC127009864 gene encoding uncharacterized PE-PGRS family protein PE_PGRS3-like isoform X33: MPESNCHLCHIHDHTPSNTLLRTHPLRVSRTNHTTTALPSTSTTLPHHHHHGRSARGSGSNLANLSDRTNSLPGSRSNTLSHTPQVSIAPDGDRVGTHRRHHHSRHHHRHHHHSRHSDDSRHGSTNSRDDLSGVLAALMETSRSPSAASNRASSGHREPDLLTALPPVAHTSKGSTLTRETREGERRPSNSTLAQDTEQDYYLHVHRQAFKEEARRQRFNLQTVMLIGCYTLLFVVAIIVGVVLCQQNGWLGLGTPDPPPPLSDNPDFRPSQARELDRTGRGRGSRNRGARLPGPTIDYDYPDDGPPPRISAGPILPSGENDPLRSLNFGPDDLAAAEAGHGVGGRAPPLPVSPSGAQSDSSRNWEGAENRAGVGGGGKSLRPHPGRRPAPGNLPDAFVPQGSPGGQGRPAGVAGAGILDTLMSVEEHGVAGGSHGQGGVFMPGGDGRNTAGSNRAFNGAGNTASNNRAFDGAGSTVGNNRAFNGAGNTADNNRAFNGAGNTAGNNRAFDGAGNTAGNNRAFNGAGNTAGNNRAFNGAGNTAGNNIAFNGAGNTAGNNRAFNGAGNTAGNNRAFNGAGNTAGNNRAFNGAGNTAGNTRAFNIAGNNGVFNTAGNTAGNNGAFSGARSTAASNNVAFNAAGNTGTGSSSSFSTAGVTGAGSNGRFNGAANTPENNAAQNAASIVGGGGDRAFNSVGNAGTGRNGAFRVAANNDDGANRVFSGVGNSGSGANGAFNGAGNTGGGSLNGAGNTGGGSLNGAGNTGGGSLNGAGNTGGGSLNGAGNTGGGSLNGAGNTGGGSLNGAGNTGGGSLNGAGNTGGRSLNGAGNTGGRSLNGAGNTGGRSLNGAGNTGGRSLNGAGNTGGRSLNGAGNTGGGSLNGAGSTGLEATGVGTAGVGATGLGNVDVGATGSRARGVGSTGVRGTGAGVTGADNIGVGATGSRASGAGITGVRGTGVGNTGVGNTGIGATGNGGVSRSGVATDRNGDGTLTGVTGNTGMGSTGTLGGGVNGNRAVNTGGNAATTPLGGIVNNGNARFNNGVVNAGAGSGGSRSNGRRPAGTLLPVTTSTVNTGSSNAFASGGVPLPGLGPHGNSVPNTGIGNGGSTGNTRNRPNAGVGSTGLGIGTGSAGVSHDSAGTGVDNTGFGTGVRNAGAGIGLGGAGAGTDVANSGFGAAVGSAGNTGVGGVGADMGTGVGKVSAGVGNAGNRFAVRVNNDDTRTGVSNTGGSAVLGNAGASNWVTNNGAGNTAGADTSDASVGTKVVNAGVGGRASNVRTGISVGSTGAGEDTGRQDNAASIIGAGRPGLGLSGGAAVDVSGDRVTDGGGGVRRPGGRQSTRGRGVLRDLGNGNRNIGRGSAEPSNSAPTPGSEGRGGPSAPAQPAPSNTLGGGEAEAKAGQGQGSVASRRTVAGPGFTVQRGQVVAMATITPDSPDPTLLRPDHDVIVHISPSTQGPAVTLLANPDKTGDTTIEATGGGSAGTASTGAVGEGNRAASLGGRVSVRIEGPSRRKLTRERVSMVPGSGRGNSARAGVVLRRWEHMDDAGTLSRGLVRQDGSFSFTNCRPSEICRATQG; this comes from the exons ATGCCTGAATCCAACTGCCACCTTTGCCACATTCACGACCACACTCCCTCCAACACACTTCTCAGAACCCATCCCTTAAGGGTCTCCAGaaccaaccacaccaccaccgcactaccatccacctccaccacactccctcaccaccaccaccatgggagATCAGCACGAGGGAGTGGGAGTAACTTAGCCAACCTTAGCGACAGAACGAACTCCCTCCCTGGCAGCCGCAGCAACACCCTCTCGCACACTCCACAAGTCTCCATAGCCCCTGATGGTGATAGGGTTGGCACACACAGACGGCATCACCATTcccgtcatcaccaccgtcaccatcaccacagccgcCACTCCGATGACTCCAGGCACGGGTCTACTAACTCCAGAGATGACTTGAGTGGGGTCTTGGCTGCCCTGATGGAGACCAGTCGCTCCCCCAGTGCAGCCAGTAACCGTGCTAGTAGTGGGCACCGAGAACCTGACCTCCTCACCGCCCTTCCACCGGTCGCCCACACCAGCAA gGGCAGCACATTAACAAGGGAAACAAGGGAGGGAGAGCGGCGCCCCAGCAACAGCACGCTGGCGCAGGACACGGAGCAGGACTACTACCTCCATGTGCACCGCCAGGCCTTCAAGGAGGAGGCGCGGCGACAACGCTTCAACCTGCAGACCGTCATGCTCATAGGCTGCTACACGCTGCTG TTCGTGGTGGCCATCATCGTGGGTGTGGTGCTGTGTCAGCAGAACGGCTGGCTGGGCCTGGGTACACCTGACCCCCCGCCACCCCTCAGCGATAACCCTGACTTCCGGCCGTCCCAGGCACGGGAGCTAGACAGAACCGGGCGTGGCCGCGGCTCCAGGAACAGGGGCGCGCGTCTCCCCGGCCCCACTATAGACTACGACTATCCCGACGACGGGCCGCCCCCCAGGATCAGCGCCGGGCCAATCCTCCCCTCCGGTGAGAACGACCCCCTTCGCTCCCTCAACTTTGGCCCCGACGACCTGGCAGCAGCCGAAGCAGGGCATGGGGTGGGGGGCCGAGCCCCTCCCCTGCCTGTCTCCCCATCTGGTGCGCAGTCTGACTCTTCGAGAAACTGGGAGGGGGCGGAGAATCGTGCCGGGGTGGGCGGTGGCGGCAAGAGCCTCAGGCCACACCCAGGCCGCCGCCCAGCACCAGGGAATTTGCCAGACGCTTTCGTGCCCCAGGGCAGCCCCGGCGGCCAGGGTCGCCCCGCGGGGGTGGCTGGGGCAGGGATTCTGGACACCCTGATGTCTGTGGAGGAGCATGGCGTGGCAGGGGGCAGCCACGGACAGGGAGGCGTCTTCATGCCGGGCGGTGACGGGCGCAACACTGCAGGCAGCAACAGAGCATTTAATGGCGCTGGCAACACTGCTAGCAACAACAGAGCATTTGACGGCGCTGGCAGCACTGTAGGCAACAACAGAGCATTTAACGGCGCTGGCAACACTGCAGACAACAACAGAGCATTTAACGgcgctggcaacactgcaggcaACAACAGAGCATTTGACGgcgctggcaacactgcaggcaACAACAGAGCATTTAACGGCGCTGGCAATACTGCAGGTAACAACAGGGCATTTAACGgcgctggcaacactgcaggcaACAACATAGCATTTAACGgcgctggcaacactgcaggcaACAACAGAGCATTTAACGgcgctggcaacactgcaggcaACAACAGAGCATTTAACGgcgctggcaacactgcaggcaACAACAGAGCATTTAACGGCGCTGGCAACACTGCTGGCAACACCAGAGCATTTAATATTGCTGGCAACAACGGAGTATTTAACACCGCTGGCAACACTGCTGGCAACAACGGAGCATTTAGCGGAGCTAGAAGCACTGCTGCCAGCAATAATGTAGCATTTAACGCTGCTGGCAACACTGGTACTGGCAGCAGCAGCTCATTCAGCACCGCAGGTGTCACTGGTGCTGGCAGCAACGGAAGATTCAACGGCGCTGCCAACACTCCTGAGAACAACGCAGCACAGAACGCAGCCAGCATCGTAGGAGGGGGCGGCGACAGAGCATTTAACAGTGTTGGTAACGCAGGCACGGGCAGAAACGGGGCATTTAGAGTTGctgctaataatgatgatggtgccAACAGGGTATTCAGTGGTGTTGGTAACTCTGGTAGCGGTGCCAATGGAGCATTTAATGGTGCTGGCAACACTGGAGGTGGATCATTGAATGGTGCTGGCAACACTGGAGGTGGATCATTGAATGGTGCTGGCAACACTGGAGGTGGATCATTGAATGGTGCTGGCAACACTGGAGGTGGATCATTGAATGGTGCTGGCAACACTGGAGGTGGATCATTGAATGGTGCTGGCAACACTGGAG GTGGATCATTGAATGGTGCTGGCAACACTGGAGGTGGATCACTTAATGGTGCTGGCAACACTGGAGGTAGATCACTGAATGGTGCTGGCAACACTGGAGGTAGATCACTGAATGGTGCTGGCAACACTGGAGGTAGATCACTTAATGGTGCTGGCAACACTGGAG GTAGATCACTTAATGGTGCTGGCAACACTGGAG GTAGATCACTTAATGGTGCTGGCAACACTGGAGGTGGATCACTTAATGGTGCTGGCA GTACTGGGTTGGAAGCCACTGGTGTTGGCACTGCCGGTGTGGGAGCCACAGGTCTTGGTAACGTTGATGTGGGAGCTACTGGAAGTAGAGCTAGAGGTGTTGGTAGCACTGGTGTAAGAGGAACTGGAGCTGGAGTCACTGGTGCTGATAACATTGGTGTAGGAGCTACTGGTAGTAGAGCTAGTGGTGCTGGTATTACTGGTGTGAGAGGCACAGGTGTTGGAAATACAGGCGTTGGTAACACTGGCATAGGTGCTACCGGTAACGGGGGTGTCTCACGCAGTGGTGTTGCTACCGATCGTAACGGTGACGGAACCCTTACTGGGGTTACTGGCAACACTGGGATGGGCAGCACCGGTACACTTGGTGGTGGTGTCAACGGAAACAGAGCAGTCAACACTGGTGGTAATGCTGCGACCACTCCTCTTGGTGGTATTGTTAACAATGGCAATGCAAGATTCAACAATGGTGTTGTCAACGCTGGTGCTGGCAGTGGTGGTTCCCGCAGTAACGGGAGGCGCCCTGCCGGCACCTTGCTACCTGTCACTACCTCCACAGTCAACACCGGTAGTAGCAACGCCTTTGCAAGTGGTGGTGTTCCCCTCCCCGGCCTAGGACCTCATGGAAATAGTGTGCCTAATACCGGTATTGGTAACGGTGGTAGTACTGGCAATACTAGGAACAGACCAAACGCTGGTGTTGGTAGTACTGGTTTGGGTATTGGCACAGGCAGTGCTGGTGTTAGTCATGATAGTGCTGGTACAGGTGTTGACAATACTGGTTTTGGCACTGGTGTTCGCAACGCCGGGGCAGGTATTGGTttaggtggtgctggtgctggaacTGATGTTGCTAATTCTGGTTTTGGTGCTGCTGTTGGCAGTGCTGGTAATACCGGTGTTGGCGGTGTTGGAGCTGATATGGGCACTGGTGTTGGCAAAGTTAGTGCTGGTGTTGGTAATGCTGGGAACAGATTTGCTGTCAGAGTTAATAATGATGACACTAGGACTGGTGTTAGCAATACTGGTGGCAGTGCTGTTCTAGGCAATGCTGGTGCCAGTAATTGGGTCACTAATAATGGTGCTGGAAATACTGCCGGCGCTGATACTAGTGATGCTAGTGTTGGCACTAAAGTTGTGAACGCTGGTGTTGGCGGTAGAGCTAGTAATGTTCGTACAGGTATAAGTGTTGGCAGTACTGGAGCTGGTGAGGATACAGGAAGACAGGATAACGCCGCGAGTATTATCGGCGCTGGCAGACCTGGCCTCGGGCTTAGTGGCGGGGCCGCGGTGGATGTTAGCGGTGACAGGGTCACTGATGGCGGCGGCGGAGTACGGCGGCCAGGGGGGCGGCAAAGCACTCGAGGGCGAGGAGTCTTACGGGACTTGGGTAATGGAAACAGAAACATAGGGCGGGGGAGTGCAGAACCCTCTAACTCCGCCCCCACCCCAGGATCTGAAGGAAGGGGCGGCCCCAGCGCCCCTGCCCAGCCCGCTCCGAGCAATACCCTAGGAGGCGGCGAAGCAGAGGCCAAGGCGGGACAGGGGCAGGGCAGCGTGGCGTCGCGGCGTACCGTGGCGGGACCGGGATTCACTGTGCAGCGGGGACAGGTGGTTGCCATGGCCACCATCACGCCGGACAGCCCCGACCCGACGCTGTTGCGCCCCGACCATGACGTCATCGTTCACATCTCCCCAAGCACGCAGGGTCCCGCCGTGACGCTGCTGGCCAACCCCGACAAGACAGGCGACACAACCATTGAAGCTACGGGAGGGGGAAGTGCTGGGACGGCGAGCACGGGTGCGGTGGGAGAGGGAAACAGGGCCGCTTCTTTGGGAGGGAGGGTTTCGGTGAGGATAGAAGGGCCGAGCCGAAGGAAGTTGACCCGGGAGCGTGTAAGCATGGTGCCGGGATCTGGGCGAGGCAACTCGGCGCGGGCGGGCGTGGTGTTGCGGCGGTGGGAGCACATGGATGATGCGGGCACGCTGAGCCGCGGCCTCGTGCGGCAGGACggctctttctccttcaccaacTGTCGACCCTCGGAGATATGCCGGGCCACGCAGGGCTGA